A stretch of the Bacillota bacterium genome encodes the following:
- a CDS encoding molybdopterin-dependent oxidoreductase, translating to MTFTWVGKPIPRQDALTKVTGEVRYMSDLTFPGMLWGRILRSPHPHALIKSIDISKAKALPGVVAVLTHTDIVGLNAYGIVIQDQPVLCSDKVRFVGDSVAVLAAETKDLADEALRLIEVTYELLPGVFDMHQALLPESPLLHEKGNILRHTAILYGDIGAGFAAADVIVEREYLTSRPMSAYLETEGGVAVACPLI from the coding sequence ATGACTTTCACATGGGTAGGCAAGCCCATTCCGCGACAAGATGCTCTGACTAAAGTGACGGGTGAAGTGCGGTACATGTCCGACCTAACATTCCCTGGTATGTTATGGGGGCGTATCCTGCGTAGCCCTCATCCCCATGCGCTCATCAAAAGTATTGACATCAGCAAGGCTAAGGCTCTGCCCGGTGTTGTTGCGGTGCTCACTCATACCGACATTGTGGGGCTGAATGCCTATGGCATTGTCATTCAGGATCAACCGGTACTCTGTAGTGACAAAGTGCGTTTTGTGGGCGACTCGGTCGCAGTGCTAGCAGCTGAAACGAAAGATTTAGCAGATGAAGCCTTGCGCCTCATTGAAGTCACCTATGAACTCTTACCAGGTGTTTTTGATATGCACCAAGCACTCTTGCCAGAATCGCCTCTCCTCCATGAAAAGGGCAACATTTTGCGGCACACGGCAATTCTCTATGGCGATATCGGAGCAGGATTTGCGGCGGCCGACGTCATTGTAGAACGCGAATATCTTACTTCACGCCCTATGTCGGCCTACCTTGAGACGGAAGGCGGCGTGGCGGTAGCGTGTCCACTCATTTAA
- a CDS encoding (2Fe-2S)-binding protein, translated as MQKTIVRFVVNNQSVEVNALPSARLLDVVREELDLTGTKEGCGQGECGACTVLLDGKAVNACLVLVGQVEGRNIETIEGLATGSSLHPLQQAFIDEGAVQCGYCTPGMLLSAKALLSDNPTPSEAEIRVAIAGNLCRCTGYTKIIKAIQSAAWRVRA; from the coding sequence ATGCAAAAAACGATAGTGCGCTTTGTCGTGAACAATCAATCTGTCGAAGTCAACGCGTTGCCGAGTGCCCGTCTCCTCGACGTCGTGCGCGAAGAACTAGACCTCACGGGGACTAAAGAGGGTTGCGGTCAGGGTGAGTGCGGCGCTTGTACCGTACTCTTAGATGGTAAGGCAGTTAACGCTTGCCTTGTCCTTGTCGGCCAAGTCGAAGGCAGAAATATCGAAACTATCGAAGGCCTCGCGACCGGTAGCTCCCTGCACCCACTCCAGCAAGCATTTATTGACGAAGGAGCAGTACAGTGCGGTTACTGTACACCAGGCATGTTGCTCTCGGCCAAGGCCTTACTGTCCGACAACCCGACACCTAGCGAAGCCGAAATTAGAGTCGCCATTGCGGGCAATCTCTGCCGTTGCACAGGGTACACCAAAATTATAAAAGCAATTCAGTCTGCTGCTTGGCGCGTTAGAGCTTGA